Proteins encoded in a region of the Pigmentiphaga litoralis genome:
- a CDS encoding aromatic ring-hydroxylating oxygenase subunit alpha, with protein sequence MPNDLMFDTPAATHAPDLGDLHWPDDAAEIPDWIYTDRRVYDREQERIFGGQTWNYLGLDAELPKPGDYIRSYLGSIPVVVARDDDGQVNVFENRCAHRGAEFCKTHRGNTRRFVCPYHQWSYDLSGALAGVPFKRGVDGKGGMPASFEQDQHNLRRVNVTCRNGVIFGSFKDDTPPLADYLGADLLTEFDTIFNGRKLKHLGTHRNVITGNWKLYQENLKDPYHATLLHTYLTTFGLFVAGNRTNIAVDPSGRHSALLNARPKVTNTLDAHKAEIKSFRAGMTLADPRVLEFFQEFESEWSSSAITIWPNLILLRQMNILSARQIVPTGPDAFMLIWTAFGYEDDSEDMTRHRLRQNNIFGPGGFLGIDDHEALKFVQDGLSRSVPRSGIAALGGDDDTPDTVITDRAIRLMYRHYREVMGL encoded by the coding sequence ATGCCCAATGACCTGATGTTCGACACCCCTGCCGCCACGCATGCGCCGGACCTTGGCGACCTGCACTGGCCGGACGACGCGGCCGAGATACCGGACTGGATCTACACGGACCGCCGGGTCTATGACCGGGAACAGGAACGCATTTTTGGCGGCCAGACCTGGAATTACCTGGGGCTGGACGCGGAACTGCCCAAGCCGGGCGACTATATCCGCTCTTACCTGGGATCCATTCCGGTGGTGGTCGCGCGCGACGATGACGGACAGGTCAACGTATTCGAGAATCGCTGCGCGCATCGCGGCGCCGAGTTCTGCAAGACGCACCGCGGCAACACCCGCCGTTTTGTCTGTCCGTATCACCAGTGGAGCTACGACCTGAGCGGCGCGCTGGCCGGCGTCCCCTTCAAGCGGGGCGTTGACGGCAAAGGCGGCATGCCTGCCAGCTTCGAGCAGGACCAGCACAACCTGCGGCGCGTGAACGTCACGTGCCGCAATGGCGTCATCTTCGGTTCCTTCAAGGACGACACGCCGCCGCTGGCGGACTACCTGGGCGCCGACCTGCTGACGGAGTTCGACACGATCTTCAATGGCCGCAAGCTCAAGCATCTTGGAACCCATCGGAACGTCATTACGGGCAACTGGAAGCTGTATCAGGAAAACCTGAAGGATCCCTATCATGCGACCCTGCTCCACACCTACCTGACGACGTTTGGGCTGTTTGTTGCCGGCAACCGCACGAACATTGCCGTGGACCCGAGCGGCCGGCATTCCGCCCTGCTCAATGCGCGGCCCAAGGTCACGAACACCCTGGACGCGCACAAGGCCGAGATCAAATCATTCCGGGCCGGGATGACGCTGGCCGATCCGCGCGTGCTGGAGTTCTTTCAGGAGTTCGAGTCGGAATGGTCGAGCAGCGCCATTACGATCTGGCCGAACCTGATCCTGCTGCGCCAGATGAACATCCTGAGTGCGCGGCAGATTGTTCCGACCGGGCCCGATGCCTTCATGCTGATCTGGACGGCTTTTGGCTACGAAGACGATTCAGAGGACATGACGCGCCATCGGCTCCGTCAGAACAATATTTTCGGGCCGGGCGGCTTTCTGGGCATCGACGATCACGAAGCCCTGAAGTTTGTGCAGGACGGCCTGAGCCGATCGGTGCCGCGTTCGGGGATCGCGGCCCTGGGCGGCGACGACGATACGCCGGACACCGTGATCACCGATCGTGCGATCCGTCTGATGTACCGCCACTACCGCGAGGTCATGGGCCTATGA
- a CDS encoding ABC transporter permease, giving the protein MTTKPPAAMGLTPHRPHTPLGWVRTSSLRMAYTLGTLAVFLLVWEAACHVFGIGAYLLPKPSDVLAQMADDPVFLLRHTAATAWATVAGFALAVVAGVVLAVVIVYSPFLEKTLFTSLVAFNAIPKVAIAPLFILWIGTGIESKVLMAFLIAIFPIIVDTVAGLRSVDPAQLDLISIYRSSRLQIFWKIRFPNALPSIFAGMKVSVTLALIGAIVGEFVGANQGLGFVILQAQGTYQTPLVFAAIAVLSILGVVLFNLIDAAEHLALPWHVSNRGKRGRR; this is encoded by the coding sequence ATGACGACCAAGCCCCCTGCCGCAATGGGTCTGACGCCCCACCGTCCGCACACGCCCCTGGGCTGGGTGCGCACATCGTCCTTGCGCATGGCGTATACGCTGGGCACGCTGGCCGTGTTCCTGCTGGTATGGGAAGCCGCATGCCATGTGTTTGGCATTGGCGCCTATCTGCTGCCCAAGCCCAGCGACGTGCTGGCGCAGATGGCGGACGATCCGGTGTTCCTGCTGCGGCATACGGCCGCCACGGCCTGGGCCACGGTCGCGGGATTTGCGCTGGCGGTCGTGGCCGGCGTCGTGCTGGCCGTCGTCATCGTCTATTCGCCCTTCCTGGAAAAAACCCTGTTCACGTCGCTGGTTGCGTTCAACGCGATCCCCAAGGTCGCCATCGCCCCGCTATTCATCTTGTGGATCGGCACCGGCATCGAATCGAAGGTGCTGATGGCCTTCCTGATCGCCATCTTTCCGATCATCGTGGACACCGTTGCCGGGCTGCGGTCGGTCGACCCGGCCCAACTCGACCTGATCAGCATCTACCGGTCATCGCGCCTGCAGATCTTCTGGAAGATCCGCTTTCCCAATGCCCTGCCCAGCATTTTTGCGGGCATGAAGGTCAGCGTCACGCTGGCGCTGATCGGCGCGATCGTTGGCGAATTTGTCGGCGCCAACCAGGGACTCGGCTTCGTGATCCTTCAGGCCCAGGGCACCTACCAGACGCCGCTTGTGTTTGCCGCCATCGCGGTGCTGTCGATTCTTGGGGTGGTGTTGTTCAACCTGATCGATGCGGCAGAGCATCTGGCCTTGCCGTGGCATGTCTCGAATCGCGGCAAGCGCGGCAGGCGCTGA
- the gcvA gene encoding transcriptional regulator GcvA: MNALPPLTALKVFEAAARHLSLKKAAEELNVTPAAVSHQIQQLEDYLGIRLFHRGHRSIALTASAHLCLPKLQEGFDCLRQAMDKVTSRPGSGALAVGVSSAFMSKWLMPRLHRFVAAHPDIDLHIPGSMRQSSAFSPRCTDDCVAQWADEVDVVIAFGYGDYPGLRTRQLLPASVTVLCSPALLAGKAPLAAPTDVLRHTLIHDHSDGPPGQGAFWDLWCTAMGLSCPDPQSGPRFTDSALALEAAVAGVGIVAGLSPLAAGDIAAGRLIAPFDRSVPLAAGYHVVSNALASKRDAVDTFQQWLMQEAC, encoded by the coding sequence GTGAACGCGCTCCCCCCACTGACGGCATTGAAAGTATTCGAGGCGGCGGCTCGCCATCTCAGCCTCAAGAAAGCGGCGGAAGAACTCAACGTCACGCCCGCTGCCGTCAGTCATCAGATCCAGCAGCTGGAAGATTATCTGGGCATACGGCTCTTCCATCGCGGCCACCGCAGCATTGCCCTGACCGCCAGCGCCCACCTGTGCCTGCCCAAATTGCAGGAAGGGTTCGACTGTCTGCGTCAGGCCATGGACAAGGTGACGAGCCGCCCGGGCTCGGGCGCGCTTGCCGTCGGCGTCTCGTCGGCGTTCATGTCGAAGTGGCTGATGCCTCGCCTGCACCGCTTCGTGGCGGCGCATCCCGACATCGACCTGCATATTCCCGGCTCGATGCGGCAATCGTCGGCGTTTTCCCCTCGCTGCACCGACGACTGCGTGGCGCAGTGGGCTGACGAAGTCGATGTGGTCATTGCCTTCGGCTACGGCGACTATCCCGGCCTGCGGACCCGGCAGCTCCTGCCGGCCTCGGTCACGGTCCTGTGCAGTCCGGCGCTGCTAGCTGGCAAGGCGCCGCTCGCCGCGCCGACCGATGTGCTGCGCCACACCCTGATCCACGATCACAGCGATGGCCCGCCGGGGCAGGGCGCGTTCTGGGACCTGTGGTGCACCGCGATGGGCCTGTCCTGCCCGGACCCGCAAAGCGGTCCACGATTTACCGACTCCGCGCTCGCGCTGGAGGCTGCCGTGGCCGGCGTTGGAATCGTTGCGGGCCTGTCGCCCCTGGCGGCGGGCGACATCGCTGCCGGCCGGCTGATTGCGCCCTTTGACCGCTCAGTTCCGCTGGCCGCCGGGTATCACGTCGTGAGCAACGCGCTGGCCTCCAAACGGGACGCGGTCGACACCTTCCAGCAGTGGCTGATGCAAGAGGCCTGCTAG
- a CDS encoding inositol monophosphatase family protein, with product MHPMLNTAVKAARRAGAIINRASLDIDLVKVSQKGPGDFVTEVDKAAEAAIVDILKTAYPDHGILAEESGESLGPTDAKGQQENLWIIDPIDGTTNFIHGLPIYAVSIALMQRGQVTQAVVFDPSRNELFTATRGAGAFLNDRRLRVSRRLRMHEALMGTSFAPSSSGKQLAQAIKTFGLVSASTSGVRRLGSSVLDLANVAAGRLDAYYGIGLKQWDLAAASLLVLEAGGLVSDFEGEQNWMTTGNVVAATPKIFPQLLTLLDPLKQE from the coding sequence ATGCACCCCATGCTCAACACCGCCGTCAAGGCGGCTCGCCGCGCAGGCGCCATCATCAACCGCGCCAGCCTCGACATCGATCTGGTCAAGGTGTCCCAGAAGGGACCCGGCGATTTCGTCACCGAAGTCGACAAGGCCGCGGAAGCTGCCATCGTCGATATTCTGAAGACGGCATATCCTGACCACGGAATTCTAGCCGAAGAGTCCGGCGAATCCCTTGGCCCGACGGATGCGAAAGGCCAGCAGGAAAACCTGTGGATCATCGATCCCATCGACGGCACCACGAATTTCATCCACGGCCTGCCCATCTACGCCGTGTCGATCGCGCTGATGCAGCGCGGCCAGGTCACCCAGGCCGTGGTGTTCGATCCGTCGCGCAATGAACTCTTTACCGCCACGCGCGGCGCCGGCGCGTTCCTGAACGACCGCCGCCTGCGGGTCTCGCGCCGCCTGCGCATGCACGAAGCCCTGATGGGCACGAGCTTCGCGCCGTCGTCCAGCGGCAAGCAGCTGGCCCAGGCCATCAAGACCTTTGGTCTGGTGTCTGCCAGCACGTCGGGCGTTCGCCGTCTGGGTTCGTCGGTGCTGGACCTGGCCAACGTCGCCGCCGGCCGGCTGGATGCCTACTACGGCATCGGCCTGAAACAGTGGGACCTGGCCGCCGCCAGCCTGCTGGTGCTGGAAGCCGGTGGCCTGGTCAGCGATTTTGAAGGCGAGCAGAACTGGATGACGACCGGCAATGTCGTCGCCGCCACGCCAAAGATCTTCCCCCAGCTGCTGACTTTGCTCGACCCGCTAAAACAAGAGTAA
- a CDS encoding ABC transporter ATP-binding protein, whose protein sequence is MHAVQAAPASAGLPHVRMRGVGKVYQTGTTDLVALTNIQLDVQDGEFLSLLGPSGCGKSTVLRCVAGLESTTTGDVSVGGQPVDGPPSGLGVVFQRDVLLDWRTVLQNVMLPAEFEPAERQVALRSKALYLLQMVGLGAYCDRYPWELSGGMRQRASICRALLTDPQLLLMDEPFGALDEFTRDQLNLDLLRIWAETRKTVLFITHSIAEAILLSTRVAVMAPNPGRIAEIVEIDLPRPRTLAMRDTPEFASYSAHIRSVFERLGTGAR, encoded by the coding sequence ATGCACGCGGTTCAAGCTGCCCCGGCGTCCGCCGGCCTGCCGCACGTTCGCATGCGTGGGGTGGGAAAGGTCTACCAGACCGGCACCACCGATCTGGTTGCACTGACCAATATCCAGCTGGATGTGCAAGACGGCGAGTTCCTGAGCCTGCTGGGCCCCAGCGGCTGCGGGAAAAGCACGGTGCTGCGCTGTGTGGCCGGTCTGGAATCCACGACGACGGGCGACGTCAGTGTGGGCGGCCAGCCGGTCGATGGCCCGCCGTCGGGGCTGGGCGTGGTCTTCCAGCGCGACGTGCTGCTCGATTGGCGCACCGTCTTGCAGAACGTCATGCTCCCGGCCGAGTTCGAGCCTGCCGAACGCCAGGTGGCATTGCGATCCAAGGCGCTCTACCTGCTGCAGATGGTGGGCCTGGGCGCCTATTGCGACCGCTATCCGTGGGAGCTGTCCGGCGGGATGCGGCAACGTGCCTCGATCTGCCGCGCCTTGCTGACCGACCCGCAGCTGCTGCTGATGGACGAGCCGTTCGGAGCACTGGACGAATTCACGCGCGACCAGCTCAATCTTGACCTGCTGCGCATCTGGGCGGAAACCCGGAAGACGGTGCTGTTCATCACCCACAGCATTGCCGAGGCCATTCTGCTGTCGACGCGCGTGGCCGTGATGGCGCCCAACCCGGGCCGGATCGCCGAAATTGTCGAGATCGACCTGCCCCGCCCACGCACGCTGGCCATGCGGGACACCCCCGAATTTGCGTCCTACAGCGCGCACATCCGGTCGGTGTTCGAGCGCCTTGGCACAGGTGCCCGATGA
- a CDS encoding UDP-2,3-diacylglucosamine diphosphatase: protein MPVLELPGTVWIASDLHLCEEMPATREAFLAFLDVAATDADSLLLAGDVFDAWVGDDVIDAPPAWLAEIVSGLRSAAARIPVYLGPGNRDFLMGDHLAEATGTHRLMEPSVVHSAAGRFLLCHGDGLCTDDVAYQQFRAMVRNPAWQAQFLSRSLPERQAIARDLRAKSVAEKSRKAADIMDVNADAVAQALRDAGVTRLVHGHTHRPDRHVFLLDDARAERWVLPDWDLDDADAPRGGWLVADRDGFAFNDIGLED, encoded by the coding sequence CTGCCCGTCCTGGAGCTTCCAGGCACCGTCTGGATCGCGTCCGACCTGCACCTGTGCGAAGAGATGCCCGCCACGCGCGAAGCCTTCCTGGCCTTCCTTGACGTGGCTGCCACCGACGCCGACAGCCTGCTGCTGGCAGGCGACGTGTTCGATGCCTGGGTCGGCGACGACGTGATCGACGCGCCGCCCGCCTGGCTGGCCGAGATCGTTTCCGGACTGCGCAGCGCCGCCGCCCGCATCCCGGTCTACCTGGGCCCCGGCAATCGCGATTTCCTGATGGGCGACCACCTGGCCGAGGCCACGGGCACGCACCGGCTGATGGAACCGTCGGTGGTGCACAGCGCCGCCGGGCGCTTCCTGCTGTGCCACGGCGACGGCCTGTGCACGGACGATGTGGCCTACCAGCAGTTTCGCGCCATGGTGCGCAACCCGGCCTGGCAGGCGCAGTTCCTGTCACGCTCCCTGCCCGAGCGGCAGGCGATCGCCCGCGACCTGCGCGCCAAAAGCGTGGCCGAAAAAAGCCGCAAGGCGGCGGACATCATGGATGTGAACGCCGACGCGGTCGCGCAGGCCTTGCGGGATGCCGGCGTGACACGACTGGTGCATGGGCATACCCATCGGCCCGACCGGCACGTGTTCCTGCTGGACGATGCGCGCGCCGAGCGCTGGGTGCTGCCCGACTGGGACCTGGATGATGCCGACGCCCCGCGCGGCGGCTGGCTGGTCGCGGACCGCGACGGCTTCGCGTTCAACGACATCGGGCTGGAGGACTGA
- a CDS encoding PrpF domain-containing protein, translating to MASVKIPAVVMRGGTNNGVFFNQRDLPADPAARDRLLVRLAGHPDACPMMGAGTDGAEPLKVVVVGKSMRLDADVDVLFGDIDATAERIVWSSRCGTLAGGVGPFAVQQGLVPVHEGSNVIQVWQQDPGRHLRSHVVVRDGDVIEEGMFLEDGSTFPAADVRLDYLDEGLGGILPTGQPQDTLDVPDLGCVPATLLNAGVPTAFVRATDLGLTGRELPDSLRRQAKALAVLDAVRIEAAARMGASAGVRAAARLLADLRIVWIAAPSAYRTGQGLEVPRANVDVLARVFAGGQAQRSLDGPAAIATAAAAALPGSLVSQVARTLPGVATRIGHASGVLTVDASVVRRSSGWIMERASMSRSARCLMSGWLHVPMSV from the coding sequence ATGGCCAGCGTTAAGATTCCCGCCGTCGTCATGCGCGGCGGCACGAACAACGGGGTGTTCTTCAATCAGCGCGATCTGCCTGCGGATCCCGCCGCACGCGACCGCCTGCTGGTGCGCCTGGCGGGGCACCCCGACGCCTGTCCCATGATGGGCGCCGGCACCGACGGAGCCGAACCGCTCAAGGTCGTGGTCGTAGGCAAATCGATGCGGCTCGATGCCGATGTCGACGTCCTGTTCGGCGACATCGACGCCACGGCCGAACGCATCGTGTGGTCCTCGCGCTGCGGCACCCTGGCCGGCGGTGTCGGCCCGTTTGCCGTCCAGCAAGGCCTGGTGCCGGTCCACGAGGGCAGCAATGTCATCCAGGTCTGGCAACAGGACCCCGGCCGCCACCTGCGGTCGCACGTGGTCGTGCGGGATGGCGACGTGATCGAAGAAGGCATGTTCCTGGAAGACGGGTCGACCTTCCCGGCCGCGGACGTGCGCCTGGACTACCTGGACGAAGGCCTGGGCGGCATCCTGCCGACCGGCCAGCCGCAAGACACGCTGGACGTGCCCGACCTCGGTTGCGTCCCGGCCACTTTGCTCAATGCCGGGGTGCCCACCGCCTTCGTGCGCGCCACCGACCTGGGCCTGACCGGCCGCGAACTGCCCGACAGCCTGCGCCGCCAGGCCAAGGCGCTGGCCGTGCTCGACGCCGTCCGCATCGAAGCGGCCGCGCGCATGGGCGCTTCGGCCGGTGTCCGCGCCGCCGCGCGCCTGCTGGCCGACCTGCGCATCGTCTGGATCGCCGCCCCGTCCGCCTACCGCACCGGACAGGGCCTGGAAGTGCCCCGCGCCAACGTGGACGTCCTGGCCCGGGTCTTTGCGGGCGGCCAGGCGCAGCGTTCGCTGGATGGCCCCGCTGCCATCGCCACCGCCGCCGCCGCGGCCTTGCCTGGCTCGCTGGTGTCGCAAGTGGCGCGCACGCTACCAGGCGTGGCCACCCGCATCGGCCATGCGTCGGGCGTGCTCACGGTGGACGCCAGCGTCGTCCGGCGCTCGTCGGGCTGGATCATGGAACGCGCGTCCATGTCCCGCAGCGCGCGGTGCCTGATGAGCGGCTGGCTGCACGTGCCCATGTCCGTCTGA
- a CDS encoding ABC transporter substrate-binding protein, producing MPFSSFLHRAAVLTVSSVCTIAAVNGAYAAEPVKVRLDFLPYGLHAPFYLAKERGWFTEQGLDVTIEDGNGTGPALALVAGGNYDIAQISLGALPIARDKGMPVKAIAAVLGKGDFGAVVAESANIKSPKDLEGKTVYYSAGSVETPFIDTYLQRAGVDKSKVNLVNIDIGAKISGYMSGQGDAMFAPVSLYTIRGVTPRASRGMLFTEYGIEVPSFGLVANESTIAKRPKVLGSFVGVFQRAWVAIKEGGAIDEGVAALIKNRPQAKLDPAVMKAQIEAVYPFLKTAATADKPMLWMAPSDWAATVKVMESAKLIKAGTKPEAIYTNQFIAAK from the coding sequence ATGCCCTTCTCGTCTTTCCTGCACCGCGCTGCTGTTCTGACCGTGTCGTCTGTCTGTACGATCGCCGCGGTCAACGGCGCGTACGCCGCGGAGCCCGTCAAAGTCCGCCTGGACTTCCTGCCCTACGGCTTGCACGCCCCCTTCTACCTGGCCAAAGAGCGCGGCTGGTTTACCGAGCAGGGCCTTGACGTCACGATCGAAGACGGCAACGGCACAGGTCCGGCGCTGGCGCTGGTGGCTGGCGGAAACTACGACATTGCCCAGATCAGCCTGGGTGCGCTTCCGATTGCCCGTGACAAGGGCATGCCGGTCAAGGCGATCGCTGCCGTGCTCGGCAAGGGGGATTTTGGCGCGGTCGTTGCCGAGTCGGCCAATATCAAATCGCCCAAGGACCTGGAAGGCAAGACGGTGTACTACTCGGCCGGGTCGGTCGAGACACCGTTCATCGACACCTACCTGCAGCGCGCGGGTGTCGACAAGAGCAAGGTGAACCTCGTCAACATCGACATCGGCGCGAAGATTTCCGGCTACATGTCGGGCCAGGGCGACGCCATGTTCGCCCCGGTGTCGCTCTACACCATCCGCGGGGTGACGCCGCGTGCGTCGCGGGGCATGCTGTTCACGGAGTACGGCATCGAGGTCCCCAGCTTCGGGCTGGTGGCCAACGAGTCCACGATTGCCAAGCGGCCCAAGGTGTTGGGAAGCTTCGTGGGCGTATTCCAGCGCGCCTGGGTCGCCATCAAGGAAGGCGGCGCAATCGACGAAGGGGTGGCCGCACTGATCAAGAACCGGCCGCAGGCCAAGCTGGACCCGGCCGTGATGAAGGCGCAGATCGAAGCGGTCTACCCGTTCCTGAAGACGGCGGCGACTGCCGACAAACCCATGCTGTGGATGGCGCCGTCGGACTGGGCCGCCACGGTCAAGGTCATGGAATCGGCCAAGCTCATCAAAGCGGGTACCAAACCCGAGGCCATCTATACCAATCAATTCATTGCGGCAAAGTGA
- a CDS encoding RNA methyltransferase encodes MLSRVIFIMVEPSHPGNVGSAARALKTMGFAELVLVNPKIPDVITHPDAVSLASGAGDVLASARICDTLQDALAPVTLAFALTARHRDLGPPVCDMRQAAEQTQAHVGAFAGDPAAADGPRVAIVVGTERSGLTNEHVALCHRICHIPANPEYTSLNVSQAMQLAAYELRYALLGPEKLAGPVEKAEKASGEAVAALLTHWEEALIAVRYLDPKHPKKLMPRMRHLFARAGLSKEETDLFRGVCTAMIAQSKKIPDGQR; translated from the coding sequence ATGCTTTCCCGAGTCATTTTCATCATGGTCGAGCCCAGTCACCCCGGAAATGTGGGCTCTGCGGCACGCGCCCTGAAAACCATGGGGTTCGCCGAACTGGTCCTGGTCAACCCCAAGATCCCCGACGTGATCACCCATCCCGACGCCGTCTCGCTTGCCAGCGGCGCCGGCGACGTGCTGGCGTCGGCCCGCATCTGCGACACGCTCCAGGACGCCCTGGCGCCCGTCACGCTGGCGTTCGCCCTGACGGCGCGGCATCGCGACCTGGGGCCGCCCGTGTGCGACATGCGCCAGGCCGCCGAGCAGACGCAGGCCCACGTGGGCGCTTTTGCGGGTGACCCCGCCGCGGCCGACGGTCCGCGCGTCGCCATCGTGGTCGGCACCGAACGCTCGGGCCTGACCAACGAACACGTCGCGCTGTGCCATCGCATCTGCCACATTCCCGCCAATCCGGAATACACGTCGCTGAACGTCTCGCAGGCCATGCAGCTAGCCGCGTACGAACTGCGTTACGCGCTGCTGGGCCCGGAAAAGCTGGCCGGCCCAGTCGAAAAGGCCGAAAAGGCCTCGGGCGAAGCCGTGGCGGCGCTGCTCACGCACTGGGAAGAGGCGCTGATCGCGGTTCGCTACCTGGATCCCAAGCATCCCAAGAAACTGATGCCCCGCATGCGCCACCTGTTCGCGCGTGCCGGTTTGAGCAAAGAAGAAACCGACCTGTTCCGTGGCGTGTGCACCGCCATGATCGCGCAGTCCAAAAAAATTCCTGATGGCCAGCGTTAA
- a CDS encoding DUF6454 family protein: MAHRRDFFRVSLATTAAVGLSHVLSACGDGMSEANAATAPNPLTAKLKRLTSDSVWTLSRETKLNFMAYHPQGLCRVGDAFYLSTVEITTLPTRLDPPTEYDRTTGAGRGHILKFDMNGNQTGDLIVGEGTVYHPGGMDFDGTNLWVPTAEYRPNSQAILYKVDPAQLKATKLFTYRDHLGGLSRNPDRNTLHAVSWGSRRFYRFALDTAQAASPDAAVAPADLRKLNHAFYIDYQDNQYLGDDEMLYTGLTSFAATPNSNAFALGGFEIVNLETGLPTHQVPIKLYAPSRRPMTTNATWFEATATGIRAYFVPDDDTASMFVYDVVV, translated from the coding sequence ATGGCACACCGTAGAGATTTCTTTCGCGTTTCCCTCGCGACCACTGCCGCCGTCGGCCTGTCGCACGTGCTGTCCGCCTGCGGCGACGGCATGTCGGAAGCCAACGCAGCCACCGCGCCCAATCCCCTGACCGCCAAGCTCAAGCGCCTGACCAGCGACAGCGTGTGGACCCTGTCGCGCGAGACCAAGCTGAACTTCATGGCCTATCACCCCCAGGGCCTGTGCCGCGTGGGCGATGCGTTCTATCTGTCCACCGTGGAAATCACCACCCTGCCCACCCGGCTGGATCCCCCCACCGAATACGACCGCACCACCGGCGCCGGCCGCGGCCATATCCTGAAGTTCGACATGAACGGCAATCAGACGGGCGACCTGATCGTGGGCGAAGGCACCGTCTACCACCCGGGCGGCATGGACTTCGACGGCACCAACCTGTGGGTGCCGACCGCCGAATACCGTCCCAACAGCCAGGCCATCCTGTACAAGGTCGACCCGGCGCAACTGAAAGCCACCAAGCTGTTCACCTATCGCGACCACCTGGGTGGCCTGTCGCGCAACCCCGACCGCAACACCCTGCACGCCGTGAGCTGGGGCTCGCGCCGCTTCTACCGCTTCGCGCTGGACACCGCGCAAGCCGCCAGCCCCGACGCCGCTGTCGCACCCGCCGACCTGCGCAAGCTGAACCACGCCTTCTACATCGACTACCAGGACAACCAGTACCTGGGCGACGACGAGATGCTGTACACGGGCCTGACGAGCTTTGCCGCCACGCCGAACAGCAACGCGTTCGCGCTGGGCGGCTTCGAGATCGTGAACCTGGAAACCGGCCTGCCGACCCATCAGGTGCCGATCAAGCTGTACGCCCCCAGCCGCCGGCCCATGACGACCAACGCCACGTGGTTCGAAGCGACGGCGACGGGCATCCGCGCGTACTTCGTGCCGGATGACGACACGGCGTCGATGTTCGTGTACGACGTGGTGGTGTAA
- a CDS encoding aromatic-ring-hydroxylating dioxygenase subunit beta — MTVDVQALMSSDLRRLRDLRFAVEEFHYAYCDVLDRGDVEAWPAFFTEDAVYRVIARDNAESGLPLCLMLCEGMGMLKDRAFAIAHTEMYAPRYVQHQVNNIRVVGVTDDHIVAEGNYVVFETLIDEATRLLQIGKYRDRLVIRDGALLLQARDCIYDTLMVPNCVVYPV; from the coding sequence ATGACCGTCGACGTCCAGGCGCTGATGTCGTCCGACCTGCGCCGCCTGCGGGACTTGCGCTTTGCCGTTGAAGAGTTCCATTACGCGTACTGCGACGTGCTGGATCGCGGCGACGTGGAAGCGTGGCCTGCGTTCTTTACCGAGGACGCTGTGTACCGGGTGATTGCCCGCGACAACGCCGAGTCGGGCCTGCCGCTGTGCCTGATGCTGTGCGAGGGCATGGGCATGCTGAAGGACCGCGCATTCGCCATCGCCCACACCGAGATGTACGCCCCCCGCTACGTGCAGCACCAGGTCAACAATATCCGGGTGGTCGGCGTGACCGATGACCATATCGTTGCGGAAGGCAACTATGTGGTGTTCGAAACGCTGATCGACGAGGCAACCCGATTGCTGCAGATAGGGAAGTATCGCGACCGGCTGGTGATCCGGGATGGCGCCCTGCTGCTCCAGGCGCGCGACTGCATCTACGACACGCTGATGGTCCCGAACTGCGTGGTCTATCCGGTCTAG